A portion of the Gossypium arboreum isolate Shixiya-1 chromosome 8, ASM2569848v2, whole genome shotgun sequence genome contains these proteins:
- the LOC108467393 gene encoding upstream activation factor subunit UAF30-like: protein MFRLYKGFKELLASSATAAVPSTAAKFYAAAAAAKSASPKVAQKTRKKPTTSKPKTKKPAALRSETRPTGISKVTPVSPALGQFLGAQQASRTEAVKQIWFYIKSQNLQNPNNRKEIFCDEKLKTIFNGKEKVGFLEIGKMLTPHFVKTT from the exons ATGTTCAGGCTTTACAAAGGTTTCAAGGAGCTGTTAGCTTCCTCAGCAACGGCGGCGGTGCCGTCGACAGCAGCCAAGTTTtatgctgctgctgctgctgcgaAATCAGCTTCTCCAAAAGTGGCTCAGAAAACTCGGAAAAAGCCGACCACTTCAAAACCCAAGACTAAAAAACCAGCTGCTCTTCGATCCGAGACTCGACCCACTGGGATTTCTAAAGTTACCCCGGTTTCTCCTGCTTTGGGACAGTTCCTTGGAGCTCAACAGGCTTCCCGTACTGAAGCTGTTAAGCAGATCTGGTTCTATATCAAATCCCAAAACCTCCAG AATCCCAATAACAGGAAGGAGATCTTTTGCGATGAGAAGCTTAAGACCATTTTTaatggaaaagaaaaggtaggtTTCCTGGAGATTGGGAAAATGTTAACCCCTCACTTTGTGAAGACTACCTAG